In Ostrea edulis chromosome 4, xbOstEdul1.1, whole genome shotgun sequence, a single window of DNA contains:
- the LOC125670195 gene encoding protein aveugle-like isoform X2: MNSELRASEARQQSKARDQVSSVHPHGKKVNKSKPKPLYFWDCADVNKWMKKWCGALHEKYGELFLQQEVTGRTLIRMNDIKLEKIGIVNPAHRRELMQHILRQRLKHEMTDLKNMDQEGTGFAQSRYQSIREKDKEKHTENNKEKRSETNNS; encoded by the exons ATGAACTCTGAACTAAGAGCAAGTGAGGCGCGTCAGCAG TCCAAAGCTAGAGACCAAGTCAGCTCTGTTCATCCTCATGGCAAAAAGGTGAACAAGAGTAAACCAAAACCTCTGTACTTCTGGGACTGTGCTGATGTGAACAAGTGGATGAAGAAATGGTGTGGTGCTCTCCATGAAAAGTATGGAGAACTTTTTCTGCAGCAAGAGGTCACTG GGAGGACACTTATTAGGATGAATGACATTAAGCTCGAGAAAATTGGCATTGTGAATCCAGCCCACAG AAGAGAATTAATGCAACACATACTAAGACAGAGGTTAAAACATGAAATGACAGATCTAAAAAATATGGACCAAGAag GAACAGGATTTGCACAAAGTAGATACCAGTCTATCAGAGAGAAGGACAAGGAAAAGCACACAGAAAATAACAAGGAAAAACGCAGTGAAACCAATAATAGCTAG
- the LOC125670195 gene encoding protein aveugle-like isoform X1 yields MNSELRASEARQQSKARDQVSSVHPHGKKVNKSKPKPLYFWDCADVNKWMKKWCGALHEKYGELFLQQEVTGRTLIRMNDIKLEKIGIVNPAHRRELMQHILRQRLKHEMTDLKNMDQEGTGFAQSRYQSIREKDKEKHTENNKEKRSETNNS; encoded by the exons ATGAACTCTGAACTAAGAGCAAGTGAGGCGCGTCAGCAG TCCAAAGCTAGAGACCAAGTCAGCTCTGTTCATCCTCATGGCAAAAAGGTGAACAAGAGTAAACCAAAACCTCTGTACTTCTGGGACTGTGCTGATGTGAACAAGTGGATGAAGAAATGGTGTGGTGCTCTCCATGAAAAGTATGGAGAACTTTTTCTGCAGCAAGAGGTCACTG GGAGGACACTTATTAGGATGAATGACATTAAGCTCGAGAAAATTGGCATTGTGAATCCAGCCCACAG AAGAGAATTAATGCAACACATACTAAGACAGAGGTTAAAACATGAAATGACAGATCTAAAAAATATGGACCAAGAag GAACAGGATTTGCACAAAGTAGATACCAGTCTATCAGAGAGAAAGACAAGGAAAAGCACACAGAAAATAACAAGGAAAAACGCAGTGAAACCAATAATAGCTAG